ATCATTCTGTTTATTCTCGGTCTCGGCAACATTCTGGAAGTCAACTTCGAACAACTATGGCTGATGCAGAACCCGTTGGTATTGAATGTATCCGAAGTGTTCGATACGTACGTCTACAAGGTCGGCATTCAGGGCGGTCAATTCAGCTACAGTACCGCCGTCGGCATCTTTAAGTCTTTCGTCGGCCTCGCGTTGATCGTCGGAGCGAATTACTGGATCCGCAAGAAAGGATATGAAGGCATATGGTAAGAACCGATCGACTGTTTCTCGCCGCCGTCTACACGTTCCTCTTTCTGTTATCGGCCGCGATGATATTTCCGTTGCTTTACGTGTTGGCCGTATCGTTCACGGACCCGAAAGTGTACGTTCCGGATCAATTGACGTTGTGGCCGAAGAAGTGGTCTCTTAGCGCGTACGAGTACATTCTTTCCGGCGGGGCGATCGTTAACGCCTTGAAATCTACGTTATTCATCACGGTTGTCGGAACGCCGATCTCTCTCATCGTTACAAGCTCGTTCGCCTACATGTTGTCCAAAAATTATTTGCCCGGACGCAACGTCATGCTGCTGCTCGTTCTGTTTACGATGCTGTTCAGCCCCGGCATGATTCCGAATTATTTACTGATCCGAAATTTAGGGTTACTGGATAGTTTATGGGCTCTGATTCTCCCGATGGCGACGAACGCCTGGTCGATTCTCGTCATGAAAAGCTTCTATCAATCGATTCCGTCCGAACTGGAGGATTCCGCCAGAATCGACGGCTGCAACGACCTTCAGATTTATTCGCGCATCATCTTGCCGCTCTCGAAGGCGCCGATGGCCGCGTTCACTTTATTCTTCGCCGTAGCCTTCTGGAACGTGTACTTCTCAGCCCTTCTTTACTTGCGGGACAGTACGCAATGGACGTTGCAGGTCATTCTGCAGCAGGTCGTCCTTGCCTCGAACGCGTCGCAATTCGTCGACAGCGCCGTGGCGTCGCAGATGGATAACATCATGACGATGCCGCCCGAGACGGTCAAGATGGCCACGATTATTATCGTCATCGCGCCGATCCTGCTCGTCTATCCGTTTTTACAGAAGCATTTCGCCAAGGGCGTATTGATCGGGTCGGTCAAGGGATGATTTTAGAGAGAGAGATCTCT
The nucleotide sequence above comes from Paenibacillus antri. Encoded proteins:
- a CDS encoding carbohydrate ABC transporter permease gives rise to the protein MVRTDRLFLAAVYTFLFLLSAAMIFPLLYVLAVSFTDPKVYVPDQLTLWPKKWSLSAYEYILSGGAIVNALKSTLFITVVGTPISLIVTSSFAYMLSKNYLPGRNVMLLLVLFTMLFSPGMIPNYLLIRNLGLLDSLWALILPMATNAWSILVMKSFYQSIPSELEDSARIDGCNDLQIYSRIILPLSKAPMAAFTLFFAVAFWNVYFSALLYLRDSTQWTLQVILQQVVLASNASQFVDSAVASQMDNIMTMPPETVKMATIIIVIAPILLVYPFLQKHFAKGVLIGSVKG